A genomic window from Triticum urartu cultivar G1812 chromosome 7, Tu2.1, whole genome shotgun sequence includes:
- the LOC125524228 gene encoding chaperone protein dnaJ 8, chloroplastic-like produces MAVAGGGVVMSLRGPSASASPAAGRLRRVSSSPAVRCGATRDRWPAAAPYGVLEEDHYRTLRLAPGASRGEVKKAFHRLALQYHPDVARQENSIDFERINAAYQTVMRNMQEAEATLEYWRRRYGLADEDLDRYRHYLNDDDEDDWFSDF; encoded by the coding sequence ATGGCTGTCGCCGGAGGAGGAGTGGTGATGAGCCTGCGCGGCCCGTCGGCCTCGGCGtcgccggcggcggggcggctgcgTAGGGTGTCGTCGTCGCCGGCGGTGAGGTGCGGGGCGACGCGGGATAGGTGGCCGGCGGCGGCCCCGTACGGGGTGCTGGAGGAGGACCACTACCGCACGCTGAGGCTGGCGCCGGGGGCATCCAGGGGAGAGGTTAAGAAGGCCTTCCACCGCCTCGCGCTGCAGTACCACCCGGACGTCGCGCGCCAAGAAAACAGCATCGACTTCGAGCGGATCAACGCGGCGTACCAGACGGTTATGCGCAACATGCAAGAGGCGGAGGCGACGCTCGAGTACTGGCGCCGCCGCTACGGCCTCGCCGACGAGGACCTCGACCGCTACCGCCACTACCtcaacgacgacgacgaggacgacTGGTTCTCCGACTTCTGA